In Chaetodon trifascialis isolate fChaTrf1 chromosome 6, fChaTrf1.hap1, whole genome shotgun sequence, one DNA window encodes the following:
- the LOC139332221 gene encoding homer protein homolog 1-like isoform X3, with product MEDGELVIRLPGRSDSPVGNRSFGAGVGFGETLVLRHKEVHNFFFVPFREQPIYSTRAHVFQIDPNTKKNWLPTSKHAVTVSYFYDSTRNVYRIISLDGTKAIINSTISPNMTFTKTSQKFGQWADSRANTVYGLGFSTEHHLAKFAEKFAEYKEAARLAKEKSQEKMEMATSPSQESPGGELSSPLTPVTPPMENINGTDEICDTTPNSDALPGPAQNALAFAHREQFKTCRVCSF from the exons ATGGAGGATGGCGAGTTGGTAATTCGTCTGCCAGGGCGATCTGACTCCCCCGTGGGCAACAGGAGTTTCGGTGCTGGCGTTGGATTTGGTGAGACGTTGGTGTTGCGGCACAAAGAGGTTCACAACTTCTTCTTCGTCCCCTTTAGGGAGCAGCCCATCTACAGCACCCGGGCCCATGTCTTCCAGATTGATCCCAACACTAAGAAGAACTGGCTGCCGACCAGCAAGCACGCCGTTACTGTCTCCTACTTCTATGACAGTACGCGTAATGTCTACCGCATCATCAGTCTGGATGGCACCAAG GCAATAATCAACAGCACCATCAGTCCCAACATGACGTTCACAAAGACCTCACAGAAGTTTGGCCAATGGGCGGACAGTCGAGCTAACACTGTGTACGGCCTGGGATTCTCCACTGAGCATCATCTAGCCAAG TTTGCAGAGAAGTTTGCAGAGTATAAAGAAGCAGCACGGCTTGCTAAagagaaaagtcaagaaaagatgGAGATGGCCACGTCTCCTTCTCAG GAGTCTCCAGGAGGTGAGCTCTCGTCACCTTTGACCCCGGTGACTCCGCCCATGGAAAACATCAACGGTACAGATGAAATCTGTGACACGACTCCCAATTCGGACGCCCTTCCCGGGCCGGCGCAGAACGCACTGGCTTTCGCTCACAG GGAGCAGTTTAAGACTTGTCGGGTCTGCTCTTTCTGA
- the LOC139332221 gene encoding homer protein homolog 1-like isoform X4, with product MSSTTMGEQPIYSTRAHVFQIDPNTKKNWLPTSKHAVTVSYFYDSTRNVYRIISLDGTKAIINSTISPNMTFTKTSQKFGQWADSRANTVYGLGFSTEHHLAKFAEKFAEYKEAARLAKEKSQEKMEMATSPSQESPGGELSSPLTPVTPPMENINGTDEICDTTPNSDALPGPAQNALAFAHREQFKTCRVCSF from the exons GGAGCAGCCCATCTACAGCACCCGGGCCCATGTCTTCCAGATTGATCCCAACACTAAGAAGAACTGGCTGCCGACCAGCAAGCACGCCGTTACTGTCTCCTACTTCTATGACAGTACGCGTAATGTCTACCGCATCATCAGTCTGGATGGCACCAAG GCAATAATCAACAGCACCATCAGTCCCAACATGACGTTCACAAAGACCTCACAGAAGTTTGGCCAATGGGCGGACAGTCGAGCTAACACTGTGTACGGCCTGGGATTCTCCACTGAGCATCATCTAGCCAAG TTTGCAGAGAAGTTTGCAGAGTATAAAGAAGCAGCACGGCTTGCTAAagagaaaagtcaagaaaagatgGAGATGGCCACGTCTCCTTCTCAG GAGTCTCCAGGAGGTGAGCTCTCGTCACCTTTGACCCCGGTGACTCCGCCCATGGAAAACATCAACGGTACAGATGAAATCTGTGACACGACTCCCAATTCGGACGCCCTTCCCGGGCCGGCGCAGAACGCACTGGCTTTCGCTCACAG GGAGCAGTTTAAGACTTGTCGGGTCTGCTCTTTCTGA